A stretch of the Papaver somniferum cultivar HN1 chromosome 6, ASM357369v1, whole genome shotgun sequence genome encodes the following:
- the LOC113288121 gene encoding uncharacterized protein LOC113288121 has protein sequence MKASARSIHQKRDLLMQVQGKTSQSQALLLVSSKTMEDSSPGFQPSATTPDTPGYVVASNPSAPMEIDSNESRKRQSPDDGRSSDDVYSWRKYGEKHVKGNESTRSYYKCSNPVCEAKKQVIRSYEGQTKEITYKGNHNHLAPQPSNEMAVGTTLFVYNGPAKEITYKAKHDLPAQTSSEMAVEKQIHLTEPNGISGFSPITAQSEEISGAAPKLTDDIKVAECDDPESSIKCVGLNAMSISKTPAKLKQKRRKPSVEVPGECQSPAIVSPLAIQAATPSTFSNSPGQMVTSRTIVPVEVDSHELQQRQVLDSIVQAMPSDLKGPLMAAERLSEDGYNWRKYGQKRISGSEFPRSYYRCTHPNCQVKKQLERSHDGKLTEIVYKGTHDHPKPQPSSRMVVGTILSIQEESDRVSLNLKKDNSSNGHDIASCDTNPKSIQPQELAHVGTSHIAATDVDVKDQGPKLNEPGKEVNNDQVPVSKASCSESNTETSNALAVAVSTHQQSEPSLQIQVYMVSSRDGLPVDSNEKRETDGPDSGLQAGQSYQKGTSSLIPTERLPDDVYNWRKYGQKHIKGNEFPRSYYRCTYPNCQVKKQLGLSHDGRIIEIIYKGKHDHPKPLPRGAILSVQDERSDGKPSNEESQSQTSHYIKIIGANEHPVVMASDDDLESPTTQSNRVSDDVEGDDDPQSKRRKKDVDDLDVSAMGRAVREPRYVVEKPSEVDVVDDGYRWHKYGRKMVKGNTNPRNYYRCSNSGCSMKKHVERSSHNPKLLITTYEGKHNHDMPAPRTYSNEALTPKPGSEEHDADTIENRVGAAGAGSSPQIGMIEDKRSMLDQVAAQDKNHSTIPLHNIVDLNPLATCLGGADGDKLKEKQNDSPRFDNPPP, from the exons GCTTCTGCAAGGTCTATTCACCAAAAGCGCGACCTGCTAATGCAAGTCCAGGGTAAAACAAGCCAGTCTCAGGCATTGTTATTAGTTAGTAGCAAAACTATGGAAGACTCCTCTCCGGGATTTCAACCATCTGCAACTACCCCAGACACGCCTGGCTATGTGGTTGCTTCAAACCCTAGTGCTCCGATGGAAATTGATTCTAATGAATCAAGGAAGAGGCAGAGCCCAGATGATGGCAGATCATCGGATGATGTGTATAGCTGGCGAAAATATGGGGAGAAACATGTAAAAGGAAATGAGTCTACACGGAGCTATTACAAATGTTCCAATCCTGTCTGTGAAGCGAAGAAGCAAGTAATACGATCTTATGAAGGGCAGACAAAAGAGATTACTTATAAAGGAAACCATAATCATCTCGCACCACAGCCAAGTAATGAAATGGCAGTTGGTACAACTCTTTTTGTTTATAACGGGCCGGCGAAAGAGATTACGTATAAGGCAAAGCACGATCTTCCTGCGCAGACAAGCAGTGAAATGGCCGTTG AAAAACAAATTCATCTCACCGAACCAAATGGTATCTCTGGTTTTTCTCCCATCACAGCACAAAGTGAGGAAATTTCAGGTGCAGCACCAAAACTGACCGATGATATCAAGGTCGCGGAATGTGATGATCCAGAGTCCTCCATAAAATGTGTTGGGCTCAACGCAATGTCCATCAGCAAAACTCCGGCTAAGTTAAAACAGAAGCGGAGGAAACCATCTGTTGAGGTGCCAGGTGAATGCCAGTCCCCTGCAATTGTGTCACCTTTGGCGATTCAAGCAGCAACACCCTCAACTTTCTCAAATTCTCCAGGTCAGATGGTTACGTCAAGAACCATTGTACCTGTTGAAGTTGACTCTCATGAGTTGCAGCAGAGACAAGTTTTGGACAGCATAGTTCAGGCTATGCCATCTGACCTCAAAGGGCCTCTGATGGCCGCTGAAAGATTGTCGGAAGATGGATATAACTGGCGAAAATATGGGCAAAAACGTATTTCAGGAAGTGAATTCCCACGGAGCTATTACAGATGTACGCATCCTAACTGCCAGGTGAAAAAACAGCTGGAACGTTCTCATGATGGAAAGCTCACGGAGATTGTATATAAAGGAACTCATGATCATCCTAAACCTCAGCCAAGCAGTCGAATGGTAGTTGGTACGATACTGTCTATTCAAGAAGAATCTGATAGAGTTTCTTTAAATCTCAAAAAAG ATAACTCATCAAATGGACATGACATAGCATCATGCGATACCAATCCGAAGAGCATCCAACCCCAAGAGCTTGCTCATGTTGGCACATCTCATATTGCAGCAACTGATGTGGATGTAAAAGATCAGGGTCCTAAGTTGAATGAGCCTGGGAAGGAAGTGAACAATGATCAAGTTCCAGTATCTAAGGCAAGCTGCTCTGAATCCAATACTGAGACCAGCAATGCGTTGGCGGTGGCAGTGTCAACTCACCAGCAAAGTGAGCCGTCTCTACAAATTCAAG TTTACATGGTCTCCTCAAGAGATGGTTTACCTGTTGATTCTAATGAAAAGCGGGAGACTGATGGCCCAGACAGTGGGCTCCAAGCGGGACAATCTTATCAAAAAGGAACTAGTTCTTTAATACCAACTGAGAGATTACCTGATGATGTATATAACTGGCGGAAGTATGGGCAAAAACATATCAAGGGAAACGAATTCCCGCGAAGCTATTATAGATGCACGTATCCGAACTGCCAGGTGAAAAAACAATTGGGACTATCTCATGATGGTAGGATAATAGAGATTATTTACAAGGGGAAGCATGATCATCCCAAGCCTCTGCCTAGGGGTGCAATTCTGTCTGTCCAGGATGAAAGATCTGATG GCAAGCCATCAAATGAAGAGAGCCAGAGCCAGACATCTCATTATATTAAGATAATAGGTGCCAACGAGCATCCAGTTGTCATGGCAAGTGATGATGATTTGGAATCTCCAACTACACAATCAAATAGGGTCAGCGATGATGTTGAGGGTGATGATGACCCGCAGTCTAAACGCAG GAAGAAAGACGTTGATGATTTAGACGTTTCTGCAATGGGTAGAGCAGTTCGGGAACCACGTTATGTTGTCGAAAAGCCTAGTGAGGTTGATGTAGTGGATGATGGGTACCGCTGGCACAAATATGGTAGAAAAATGGTGAAAGGCAACACCAATCCAAG AAATTACTACAGATGCTCAAATTCTGGTTGCTCAATGAAGAAGCATGTGGAGAGGTCATCACACAATCCGAAACTACTCATAACCACATATGAGGGAAAGCATAACCATGACATGCCTGCTCCGAGAACTTACAGTAATGAAGCCTTAACACCAAAGCCTGGGTCGGAAGAGCACGATGCGGATACCATTGAGAATAGAGTAGGAGCTGCAGGAGCAGGCTCAAGTCCTCAAATTGGAATGATCGAGGATAAGCGTTCAATGCTGGATCAAGTAGCAGCTCAGGACAAAAACCATAGCACAATTCCACTTCATAACATAGTTGATCTAAACCCGCTTGCAACCTGTCTCGGTGGTGCAGATGGAGACAAACTGAAGGAAAAGCAGAATGATTCCCCTAGGTTTGACAACCCACCACCATGA
- the LOC113288122 gene encoding ras-related protein RABA5a-like produces the protein MAFYTEEEQTEDYLFKVVLIGDSAVGKSNLLARFARDEFYPNSKSTIGVEFQTQKMDIDGKEIKAQIWDTAGQERFRAVTSAYYRGAVGALVVYDISRRQTFDSIGRWLNELHTHSDMNVVTILVGNKSDLRDAREVTMEEGKSLAEAQGLFFMETSALDSSNVKAAFQTVVKEIYNILSRKVILCQENKKQDTGWMENGKTVVVQAPNHEADSQTKRCCSS, from the exons ATGGCCTTTTATACAGAGGAAGAACAAACTGAGGATTATCTTTTCAAGGTTGTTTTAATTGGTGATTCAGCTGTCGGTAAGTCAAACTTGCTAGCAAGATTTGCTAGGGATGAGTTCTACCCAAATTCTAAATCAACCATAGGAGTTGAGTTCCAAACTCAAAAGATGGATATTGATGGGAAGGAAATTAAAGCTCAAATTTGGGATACAGCAGGCCAAGAACGATTTAGAGCCGTGACATCTGCATACTATAGAGGTGCTGTTGGAGCTCTTGTGGTTTACGATATCAGCAGACGTCAGACATTTGATAGTATCGGCAGATGGCTTAACGAACTTCACA CTCACTCGGATATGAATGTGGTTACCATTCTTGTTGGGAACAAATCTGATTTGAGAGATGCTAGGGAGGTAACAATGGAGGAGGGGAAGTCCCTAGCAGAAGCTCAGGGGTTGTTTTTTATGGAAACTTCAGCGCTTGACTCATCCAATGTCAAAGCTGCTTTCCAGACTGTCGTTAAGGAAATATATAACATCTTGAGCCGAAAAGTTATCCTCTGTCaagagaacaagaaacaagatactGGATGGATGGAGAATGGGAAGACTGTGGTGGTACAGGCTCCGAACCATGAAGCAGATTCACAAACTAAAAGGTGTTGTTCGTCCTAG